The DNA sequence gtgtgtgactccagaGACGTCAGGCACAGtcaatgtgatgttttaaaagacaacCTTGGATTGGTATTCAAATATACAGTTAAATGAGAAATAATGCTTTCCTCTAGTGTCCCCTGTTGCGTCTTCATGACCCCCAGGACAAATGCTTTGACCTCacaacctcatcatcatcaccaagtGTGAGCTTTTGAGACATTCCCATCCCGTTCCTGGATTTCACCAGTGCGTCACTGTGAATTCTACTCGCTCTCCCTGGCTCTTTGAGCCGAGGCTGTAAATCACAGAGTGGGAACTCTGGGAGGCAAAGCTGCAAGGACAAGATAATGAGCTTTCCATTGCAGATTTATTCTGGCCGCGTCTGTGGAGCAAAACGCTTGGACATGTCATTCCCCATCACACTGGCTGACTCacttgcctttcttttttttcctgcagacaCCAGTGTGGAAGAGCAACTTGCACCGAGACAGTACTACGAACACGACACAGGCCACTAACTCacatcacaaataaaacacaaccgAATCACACACCTGGAGCAACTGTGTGTATTGATGTGCATGTGTTGGATTCACATGGAAACCGCGCAGGACAGGTCGCGGATCACGAATCCACATCATGCCACAAAGGACAGAGACATGTCGGAGGACTGTGACTTACTTTGACATGTCAGTGCCCGAGTTGTGATCTTGTGGCTGCATGCGTCGCACCAGTCCCGCGTGACGGGCTTGCTCTCGAACCGGTGTCCTTCGCCCTTCTCGGCCCTCACCCGGGGGTCCAGCCCCTGGGGGAAGATGGACCAGGCCTCCCTGCGGGACCGCTCGAGGCGGGCCAGCCGCACGACTCCGGTCCGGCCCTGGGTGAGCCGCTCCAGCGGGAGACCACTGCGCTCCCCCGGCGCTCGCCTGCCGTGCGGCGCGTCGCGGTGCCGCTGCGCTCCTCTGTGGCCGCCGGCGTCGCGCAGCGTGGCAGTGGGCGAAGTCCCCCTCGGAGCACCAGTGTCGGGGTTCGAGCCGCAGTCGGCGCGGCCCGGCGGACTCTGCCGGGCCGCGGGGCGCCTGTCGCAGTCCGCGCTGCCCGCCTCTCCGCCCGGGCTACGTGGCGCAGCTGCGCGTCCCTCGGCGGGCATCGCTCCGGCGGCGCCCGGAGACGAGGGCTGGGCGCACGGCCCGCCGCTCGCCGAGCTCCTCCTGAACATCTCCTTCTCCCGGGACGTCTTCCTCGGCGGGCTGATCTTCTTCCTGACGCCGGTCACTTTGAAGACAAAGAGCGGCGGTTCCGAGTCCAGCCTGTGCGGACCCGGGTGCTGCCCTACCACACTGGCGGAGGCCATCGTCCCGCTGtcctgtcggtgtgtgtgtgtgtgtgtgtgtgtgttgagctgaGCGGAGTCGTGCGCGTCGTGGTGGGTTTCCCTCCGTGCCCTGAATGTAAACTCCCCTCACGCCCGCGACCAGCGTGTAGTAGTGACAGCTTCAGTGCGCGCTCCCTTTACAGCCACGGGAGCGCGCACTAATCCCTGCTCCACACTGTAGCTCTGATTTGGCATCTGTTGGTTATTAAGCACTAGGtcacttctccttcttctttttctgatgAGCCATTGTGATTTGTCAGCTTTTTTACTGTTATTGCTCTATATGTAGTGGATGGAATGGACATATTCAGGTTTATATCTAAATAGTTTACATGGCAACATATTAAAAGATCAATGTCGCCGACTTATAGTATCTGTATATGTCAATATGAAGtcatttattgtaaataactTTGTAAAGACACATGCTGTATTACTATTGAAACTACAACACAACCACATATCTCAACAACGAAACACGAATGAAACTGATGGGCCTACAGGAAGCTGTGAATATTATGATGTATAACAGTGGGAAAATCTGAAACTGAATGTCACGCTTGTTTGTGTGGTCAGAAACGGCAAAGTCAAAACTTTCCATTTAGCCAAAAGCATGTCACATGAGCTGCACAAAACCACAGAGCCCTCACAACTGTAGTCCCCTTGAATCAAGAAAGCCCCCGAGGAGACCCGctccactcccacacacacacagagagaaacactttCTGTTTCATCCTGTACTTTGACTGTGTCACAACTCACTTGTTTTCTAGTTTTGTTTGGGACTTCTCATGTTCCCACATCAGTTAAAATACCAACACCAAATGTAacgtaaaataaaagttaagtatatttcacaattttctttaaGCCCACATGCAACATCTCTTAGACTCTTCATAAACAAATAACCTGTGGGATTCCCCCACCTAGTCAACGTAGTAAGtatatttcacaattttctttaaGCCCGCATGCAACATCTCTCAGACTCTTCATAAACAAATAACCTGTGGGATTTCCCCCACCTAGTCAATAACAGTCATTTCACACTGTACATTTTCTGTACCGTCACTAGACTTACTTCTGTTATAAAGGAGACACTGGTGAGTGCAGACTTTCcctgatttcatttattttctgtgacagTGACACCTGTATGATAAGAGATGGAGACATATAGCGTCGTTACAGTTAAACATTGACAGGGACAGAAGCAAATGTAAGTTCAGGAACACAGTGCTCAACTGTGCTCGGAGATTCTGACCGACTGAGCTGAAGTGATCACTAATGTGATCAATCGTTACTCATTCATCAATTTTTTCAATGACATGCTTCAAGTAAAGCTAGAAGAAACGCCCATGGAGCCGTCTGACTGATAAGGCATGAGGAAAAAGGCGACGGCAGACGACTCAAGCCCTTGCTttaacaagcaaacacacactgacatacagtaGTCACACAGAGAGATGTTGTTAGGCTGGTAAAAAAATTCCGTTAAAGGTTCTACTGATTTGACAATGCTTCTTCTCtgggacaaaaaacaataaataatatttaagtaATTTACTTGGCATTTGTCTAtctttattctgacagtctaTTAGAAACACAATAACACTAATGGGAATTAATAACTAAGGAAATAATGGGGTTTGTATTGGActgctgcacacgcacactaacACAGAGACATCTGTAGATGTGGATGTAAAATGAAACcagcacaaaacaaatatattaaaatccaaaaatataaaGTGGCATCATAAAGACagtgtagaaatgtgtgtgagcgtgatgAGAATCATAGTTCTGCAGTTTACCAGACAAAGCATCTAAGAAGGTTCAATTGGTTTAATCAATCGATTACATTTCCTCCTTCTCCAGTCAAGGCATCTTCTCTTTGAATTGAGATTTTATTGATTGTCTTCAGCTGCTTCCTCTTCATATCACACTAACTGCAGGCAGTCTTTGAAAGAGGATGCAGTACATTGTCCACAACAGCACATGAAAGGCTTTTAAAATGAGTAACTGTCCGAGAGATTTGTGAGTTTACATGCAAAGATGCTGTTCTTTGGTCAAAGTGTAGAAGGTCTGACCATGCTCGGCTCCAGAGCTGATGCAGGCGTCACTGCTCCCAAACTAAAAGGACAAAACACATGCAATCATCATTCACAATATCATGCTGCACACAGGGGTGTGAATTGTGACAGAGGACAAGACGTTTGTCACTCAACTGACCTCTCGATAATGGTGTTGTTACGCTGTAGTTCTCCCACCAAAATCTCCATTTCCTCCTTCAGATGGTGCATGCTTCAACAAGGCAAGATATGTTGTTTTGGCAATTTTCTcttacttaaaggggcagttagcgattttggagaaagctcgaAGCCGACAtgctaaccacaaggccaaaaccccagaGTCGTAGCACAATTCACTAGCACGTTTCTTAAGGTGTCGAGGATTGATCTTCACAAacgcaccttttttttctttcaattaacAGAGCCAGGACTGTGTAGTTTTttcggcacacacacaggaccgaCAGCTAGaagaccgtgaggaaatattcgctgaattaAAGTCGCCCTACTGCGTCAGAtgtgaactccggaaaatgtcggGTTTGCCTTttacatatgacgaacgcagcgtcagatgcgttcacacaAACAAGAACATTTGCAGAATATTCTGTGTATGGTTGgaacatgcaggaggcaggacatgatgacaATTTCACTGCAgaaaagcgcacacacacctggaaacCATCTGGTCCTTGTCCCTGGGTGCGATTCCAGGCTGCTGTTCTGCTCTTCTGGCCTGCAGACTGGAAAGGATTCTGTCCAGAGCCTGAGGAGTAGAgaccaaatcaaatcaattcagcaacaataaaacacatatTGGTATGAGTTTTCAGCTGACAAAAAGCTTACAGTGCTCAGTGTCAAAttggggatgaaaaaaataaactctaaCCTTATTTTGACACTGATCACTCATCTCAAGGTCGGCTAACAAGCCTGTTGAGAAAGAGCTGAAGTCAAGCAGTCGGGTCTGCATCTCCTGTAAAACACTGCAAATAAAGGAAGAAACAAACGAGTAagtccaaaaaagaaaagaaaaccaatgGGAATATTGTTCAAACGATAACCAGTGAAATCTGCAGTGAAACACTGAAATCTGCTGGAGCCAATAATTTTTAATGCTGCAATAATAATCTTATTTAACCTTTATCAAGGCTTTAATTACCACATCCTCACTGAAATCTTCGGACATTTGTTGGGTATGTACTGTAACGTAAGAGCGGTTGGGTTTGTGTCCCTTGTTTCAATGTGCAACACGCGGCCATGTCACTTACTGTAGGCAAGACGTTTTCCTGACTCTTCTTACagagtcagagaaaaaaatcgaGCTATACATCCATGAAAATAAGTTAAATAATAGCTGGAAAAATATAAACAAGCAAGTGAACTATAACATAAACAACAGTCGccaaatgatttttaaaaaaatgtaatctttctTTATCTGCACAAAACAGAGAGGAATTCAAGAATTATAGATTTAAgagtaaaaaatatgtaatctCAATATCTCTTGCTCAAGAAATGTGAAGTGAGCATTGATGATGAAGACTAGTAGCAACCTAATCTGTTGCGTGAGACTGCTGCGTAGTAATGTCCTTCTGTCCTGGGATAATCTTCTTCATATGAGCCTCCAatcatctgtgtgtgaatggcttAAAATTAAACTTAACTGTCATCTTACTGTAGCTGTTGGCAGAACATAGCTGAGGTGAATCAGATGCAAAGGTTACACTGTGTTTGGACTTTAAACGTGTGAGCTGAGAACCACCTGCTCCATGTTCTCGTTGAGGCCAAAAGCTCTTTGTATCTCTGCACACAGTCCTCTCGCAGGAGAGACTTCACTCGCTTAATGTGGGACGACAGGTGGATTCTGGGAAGTAAGAGTGACACAAGCAGATTACAGGAGGAGCTCACAGTAACACCTTCACAGGCCGGCTAAGCAGGACACAAAACGACAAAGACAAACTCACTTCTCAAACTTGTGTATTTGTTCATCATTATATGCTAACTCTGTGGtgaaaaataggaaaacatGTTAAGAATGGTCAATTTTACCATgaacaaaaagaataataaatatacagtgtatagcaaaaattaaacacacataCTGCCAGTGAGTCTGTCTTTGCGATAATGCTGATGAATTGCTGTAAtcttctgcagcagcatctccaTCTTCTGACAGCTGCAGGGGACAAAAGGTCAAGAGTTCAAAAACCTGTGCGCCTAACCTGAAGTTCTTCTTGTCTGCTCCTCACCGGTACCTCTTGTCATTAGCCAGGATCTCTGCTAGCTTGGCCTGTTCGATCTGAAGTTGGTCCAGTTGGTTCTGGAACTCTTGGATGCCGGCAGTGTATATAGGCAGGTGCTCTTGGACCTGTAgagacagcagcaacacactCTTAAACTTGTCAACAAATCAGATGCCTGCAATTATATTTATGATTCACACGCCACCATCCTGGAGTTGTTTACATGTCATTTAGCTATGTTGTGCCTCTATTTATGTCCTGTCCCTTGTTatgttacaacaacaacaacagaactcAAAAGGAACTGTGGCAATAAGTGTGCAACTATTGTGACAATCGGTTCCCAAAAGTAATTTTGTATACTGTGCTTTACCATATATTTTACTCTGAATGGGACCAttatttaaactaaattaaaatcaTGATGTATTGGAGAAGCTGTGAAAATAGAGATTAAGACCAAAAActactcaggaaaatgtttagtgatgttataaatcaagtgagaagaagagtcCTTTTCTCATTGAcctctatagaaactgacttcttatTGCAaacagtggagtcgcccccctGCCgatcattccagagaatacaggtttcaggcactaatgctttggcttcacatttcAGACCCGGAGTCTACGtcaatttttatatacagtctctgagTATGAGCTATAACATAGTGCCTCATAAACCTGCGATTCAGTGTCTCCTTTAAGAAAACATCATTAGATCAGATTCCTgccaaatgtgtatttttatgatGATGAAACACCTTGTTGTTCCACTGGCCCATTGTATTAGATGACTTTAGAATTCATAGTTCAGTGAATCTTAACAACAGTACATGCTGATGAAGAAATGACTCAGTTCCCATCACCACTCACAATAACCACATCAGTCAAGCTGCTCTCTCTGATGTTGCTTCTCGATTGAACTCACCAGCTGCAGTCTATGACTATGATCCGCCAGGCCTTGGTTTTCTGGAGTGTGATAGCCACTGAGAAGGACAACAGATGtcggagaagaaaagggaaaagaaggagCATGAGCTTATTCATGATGGattaaatgtattcatctcAGAACGTGTGTAGAAAAACTCACATCGTTTTAATTCTCTGTTGTACGTTGAGGCAGGACTGCACTCTAATGGTGATCATCGCAATACTGTGAACGGCTTCTCCACACTCCCTGCGCAACCTCATCCTGAGGAGGAATGACGGTCAAATAGGGAGTAGTGGAGGAGAATTTGAAAACGGTCATTAACCCAGAGTCATCATATAAATTGGAAACATAATGCAGTGGAGTAAAAATAGTTATTCTAGCATGAATGTTTCTCACATGTAGCTGTGGTATCCTTGCAGTTGCAGCTCTCTGTGCTTGTGCAGCGACTGCACTATCCTCAGATACTGGTGGACCACTCCTACTATTGCCTGGAGATAAAATTGATTGAAGGAGATAATAAATGATGGGTTGGAGACTTATAATACACAAAATTCACAAGTGGGATGGAAaatcagcagagcagcagcacagtacCTTGGTAAAAATGTAGTCTGCCATGACGTCAAACCTGGATGGGATGACAGGCGTTTCTGCTACAGTGAAGAGAAGAAATCCATACCCAAAAATATATGATTCATAGAAACtaatagatatagatagataaatagatattaCGCAGTGAATGTGACACTTAACACTTTTTCATACCTCCCTCAGGGAACGGCCAAGAATGcagaagagacacaaacactaaaGACTTCACAGAATCATAAAAATGAAcgtgtatttgtttgtcttaCGTTCTCTGAAGGGCAGGCTGATGTTCGATTCAGGCCCGGAGCTGAGCAGCATGAGGGGCTGGGCAGGTGAAGTAGGTGGGAGGTTGACAACCTTCATTTGGCCCTCCAGAGGGAGCTCATGCCCCAGGTACAGCAGATTTTGCTGCTGAACCCCTATACCAGTCTGAGAGGCCACCTCCTCAAAGAATGCCGACACCCTGGGTGAGGAAGGGGAGAATTAATTAACCACAATATAACTGAGACAAATCATTTATGAACATAATTCAGCGAAGGTCTGCAACAGAGATTCAATTTACTAAATAACAAAGACTAACCTTGAACTACAACATTTATATGGATCCACTTTGATCAAATTCCACTCCCACTCTTGTAGTTATTGACTACTGTTGTTAAAAAgtcaataattttttaaaaattgaactCACATTTTTGATCAAATTCAGTGGTTTGAAGGTTGGCAAAAATAACTGACttctgaagttgtttttttctgcagcacattgggagaaaatgctttttttttttaaatttttgtctGTTATAATTCAAACAGTCCTGTAGTCTGTAGAGTTTGATCATATGTTATGATGCCTGTACACACTTACGTGCTGTAGTGGTGAATGTAGATGGAGTGCGCCATggcctgctgcagagagaagaggtggacTGGCTGCCGCTGCAATATGTCTGTGGTGGCTGTGAAGAACTGGTCAAAACCCCAACATCTCTCGTCGTCAGCCTCCAAAATACCTGCTAACACTGGGACCAGCTGCACCCTCAGAccgctgcagacagacacagtcacaaatggacacagagagaggcagtgaggTACATGAGAAAGTCAATCAGAGAATAAAATTGCATTGTTTGCTCATTAAAGAATGATTGATGCGTTTGAAATGGTCTTTGTTAATGGGACATACCGGGACAGTTGGCAGTTGTGAGGTAGGTGGTAGATCCACTCTATAGGTCCGCTCTCTGCACGCTGGATTCCAGCTATTGCACCCACAGGTTTCTCTGTAGTTATTTTGAACCTACACAAGTAAACGCACAGGCTCATTTATCACTTGTGGATGTTGACATTCGTCCCTTAATAAACTAAATTAAGCAAAATATATGTACTTTTAAAGGGCAGATTCCAAGCATTTGGCACAACTAAATCGGTTAAACAGAGCTCTCATTAACACGGTCAAAATGTCCTGTGTTGACTGTATATGGACCTTGGCTTAAGATGTAGTTTATGAATAATCTTCCCATCataatttcacattaaaaaatgaatatgttaaATTACATGGTGAGCTTGTTCCTGCGAGGTCCTCCATACGGTGTGAAGGGAAGACTCCCGGTGGCAGCATGGTAAAACGTCACACCAATACTCCACAAGTCAACACTCACTCCGTAAGATTTCTGATGAGCCTTACGCAGCACTGCACGTTCATACATGTCTggatgctacacacacacacacacacacacacacacacacacacacacacacacacacacacacacacacacacacacacacacacacacacacacacacacacagacacacacacacacacacacacacacacacacacacacacacacacacacacacacacacacacacacagtcattgtATAGTCATATAAGCCAACGCTTGTTGGTCTGTGAGATTGTTTTGTATACATAGCCATtccataacatttaaaaaaaaacattcattcattcactcatatggccactagagggctACCCAGTCTTGATAATACCAGTCATGTTGAGGTATCAAAATCAGGGATCTACTGGCCTTTTCCCACTATATAAATTCAAAACAGTCAG is a window from the Scophthalmus maximus strain ysfricsl-2021 chromosome 6, ASM2237912v1, whole genome shotgun sequence genome containing:
- the ikbke gene encoding inhibitor of nuclear factor kappa-B kinase subunit epsilon isoform X2, with translation MSAMTASTTNYLWSLQDVLGQGATASVYKARNKRSGELVAVKVFNMMSYNRPHEVQMREFEMLRKLNHGNIVKLHTVEELPSKQKVLVMEYCSGGSLLSLLEEPENAFGLPEKEFLTVLQCVVQGMNHLRENGVVHRDIKPGNIMRQVGDDGKSVYKLTDFGAARELEDDEKFVSIYGTEEYLHPDMYERAVLRKAHQKSYGVSVDLWSIGVTFYHAATGSLPFTPYGGPRRNKLTMFKITTEKPVGAIAGIQRAESGPIEWIYHLPHNCQLSRGLRVQLVPVLAGILEADDERCWGFDQFFTATTDILQRQPVHLFSLQQAMAHSIYIHHYSTVSAFFEEVASQTGIGVQQQNLLYLGHELPLEGQMKVVNLPPTSPAQPLMLLSSGPESNISLPFREQTPVIPSRFDVMADYIFTKAIVGVVHQYLRIVQSLHKHRELQLQGYHSYMMRLRRECGEAVHSIAMITIRVQSCLNVQQRIKTIGYHTPENQGLADHSHRLQLVQEHLPIYTAGIQEFQNQLDQLQIEQAKLAEILANDKSCQKMEMLLQKITAIHQHYRKDRLTGKLAYNDEQIHKFEKIHLSSHIKRVKSLLREDCVQRYKELLASTRTWSSVLQEMQTRLLDFSSFSTGLLADLEMSDQCQNKALDRILSSLQARRAEQQPGIAPRDKDQMVSSMHHLKEEMEILVGELQRNNTIIESLGAVTPASALEPSMVRPSTL
- the ikbke gene encoding inhibitor of nuclear factor kappa-B kinase subunit epsilon isoform X1 is translated as MSAMTASTTNYLWSLQDVLGQGATASVYKARNKRSGELVAVKVFNMMSYNRPHEVQMREFEMLRKLNHGNIVKLHTVEELPSKQKVLVMEYCSGGSLLSLLEEPENAFGLPEKEFLTVLQCVVQGMNHLRENGVVHRDIKPGNIMRQVGDDGKSVYKLTDFGAARELEDDEKFVSIYGTEEYLHPDMYERAVLRKAHQKSYGVSVDLWSIGVTFYHAATGSLPFTPYGGPRRNKLTMFKITTEKPVGAIAGIQRAESGPIEWIYHLPHNCQLSRGLRVQLVPVLAGILEADDERCWGFDQFFTATTDILQRQPVHLFSLQQAMAHSIYIHHYSTVSAFFEEVASQTGIGVQQQNLLYLGHELPLEGQMKVVNLPPTSPAQPLMLLSSGPESNISLPFREPETPVIPSRFDVMADYIFTKAIVGVVHQYLRIVQSLHKHRELQLQGYHSYMMRLRRECGEAVHSIAMITIRVQSCLNVQQRIKTIGYHTPENQGLADHSHRLQLVQEHLPIYTAGIQEFQNQLDQLQIEQAKLAEILANDKSCQKMEMLLQKITAIHQHYRKDRLTGKLAYNDEQIHKFEKIHLSSHIKRVKSLLREDCVQRYKELLASTRTWSSVLQEMQTRLLDFSSFSTGLLADLEMSDQCQNKALDRILSSLQARRAEQQPGIAPRDKDQMVSSMHHLKEEMEILVGELQRNNTIIESLGAVTPASALEPSMVRPSTL